One region of Brachybacterium saurashtrense genomic DNA includes:
- a CDS encoding tryptophan-rich sensory protein encodes MTRPARPLLRHLAVTVSFALAMLGTAVGVGAFGGDPIDEAAGGLLAADATHLAPATGAFRIWSLIYLGLGAYCVWQWWDRHDHRGVTLPAIGSLLLNAAWILSIQAGAVGVSVVVIVLLLAVLGLLAHRLAARPAGGTLERLVVDGTFGVYLGWVSVATCANIAAALKGAGFAGFGAPGVLAAAVLAAVAVLGVALVRAGRRPVAAPAAMIWGLVWIAVGRALDAPHSPVTALAALAAAAVIAAAAVWAWWRTAQAAEPGRSPSAVRPAAEAARSPRGGHRPTEEAR; translated from the coding sequence ATGACCCGCCCCGCCCGTCCGCTCCTGCGCCATCTCGCCGTCACCGTGAGCTTCGCGCTCGCGATGCTGGGCACCGCCGTGGGGGTGGGGGCGTTCGGCGGCGACCCGATCGACGAGGCCGCCGGCGGCCTGCTCGCCGCCGACGCCACCCACCTCGCCCCCGCGACCGGCGCCTTCCGGATCTGGAGCCTCATCTACCTGGGACTCGGCGCGTACTGCGTGTGGCAGTGGTGGGACCGCCACGACCACCGCGGCGTCACCCTGCCCGCGATCGGCTCGCTGCTGCTGAACGCGGCGTGGATCCTCAGCATCCAGGCCGGGGCGGTGGGGGTCAGCGTGGTGGTGATCGTGCTGCTGCTGGCGGTGCTGGGCCTGCTCGCCCATCGGCTCGCCGCACGCCCCGCCGGCGGCACCCTCGAGCGGCTCGTGGTGGACGGCACCTTCGGGGTGTACCTGGGATGGGTGAGCGTCGCGACCTGCGCGAACATCGCCGCCGCGCTGAAGGGCGCCGGGTTCGCCGGCTTCGGGGCGCCCGGCGTCCTCGCCGCGGCCGTGCTGGCCGCGGTCGCGGTGCTCGGCGTGGCGCTGGTCCGGGCGGGACGCCGGCCGGTCGCCGCCCCGGCGGCGATGATCTGGGGGCTGGTGTGGATCGCCGTGGGCCGCGCGCTGGACGCGCCCCACTCCCCCGTCACGGCGCTCGCCGCCCTCGCCGCCGCGGCGGTGATCGCGGCGGCGGCGGTGTGGGCGTGGTGGCGCACCGCGCAGGCGGCGGAGCCCGGCCGCTCCCCGTCGGCCGTCCGTCCCGCCGCCGAGGCGGCCCGCTCCCCGCGCGGCGGGCATCGACCGACGGAGGAGGCACGATGA
- a CDS encoding prenyltransferase, translating into MSTVETAPGPLRQLLGTSRPLSWINTAYPFAAAYLLAGGGLDAALLIGTVFFLIPYNLLMYGVNDVFDHDSDLRNPRKGGVEGIVLSRGMHRVTLWAAALSTLPFVLVLLAMGDAASGAVLVVVLAAVVGYSAPRIRLKERPVLDSLTSSTHFVGPAVFGLALSGAPVGPTALCVLGAFFLWGMASHAFGAVQDVQPDREAGIGSIATVIGAARTVRLALALYAAAGLLMLPAGWPAALAGLLVVPYLVSTWPFRSLTDDEAERAHRGWARFLRLNLLSGFLLTQLLLWMALRA; encoded by the coding sequence ATGAGCACCGTCGAGACCGCCCCCGGTCCGCTGCGCCAGCTGCTGGGCACCTCCCGGCCGCTGAGCTGGATCAACACCGCCTACCCCTTCGCCGCCGCCTATCTGCTGGCAGGCGGCGGCCTCGACGCGGCGCTGCTGATCGGCACCGTGTTCTTCCTGATCCCGTACAACCTGCTGATGTACGGCGTGAACGACGTCTTCGACCACGACTCGGACCTGCGCAACCCCCGCAAGGGCGGGGTGGAGGGGATCGTGCTGTCCCGGGGGATGCACCGCGTGACCCTGTGGGCCGCGGCGCTGAGCACGCTGCCGTTCGTGCTGGTGCTGCTGGCGATGGGCGATGCGGCCTCCGGCGCGGTGCTCGTGGTGGTGCTCGCCGCGGTGGTCGGCTACTCCGCGCCGCGGATCCGGCTGAAGGAACGGCCGGTGCTGGACTCGCTGACCTCCTCCACCCACTTCGTGGGCCCGGCCGTGTTCGGCCTGGCGCTGAGCGGCGCCCCGGTGGGGCCGACGGCGCTGTGCGTGCTCGGCGCGTTCTTCCTGTGGGGCATGGCCTCCCACGCCTTCGGTGCGGTGCAGGACGTCCAGCCCGACCGGGAGGCGGGGATCGGCTCGATCGCGACGGTGATCGGCGCGGCCCGCACCGTGCGCCTCGCGCTGGCGCTCTACGCCGCGGCCGGGCTGCTGATGCTGCCCGCGGGATGGCCGGCCGCGCTCGCGGGCCTGCTGGTGGTGCCGTACCTGGTCAGCACCTGGCCGTTCCGGTCCCTCACCGACGACGAGGCCGAGCGGGCGCACCGCGGCTGGGCCCGCTTCCTGCGGCTGAACCTGCTCAGCGGCTTCCTGCTCACGCAGCTGCTGCTGTGGATGGCCCTGCGCGCCTGA
- a CDS encoding phytoene/squalene synthase family protein, with translation MTPRERTVPAATLYDRVAQRSAECVIAGYSTSFGWASRLLDEPVRTHVRSIYALVRIADEVVDDPEPALTVQERSRMLEDLAAETARALAGGRSTNLVVQAFAVTARRCGIDAALIDPFFASMRADLTVAVHDRASLAEYVHGSAEVVGLMCLRVFLDGDEAEYARLAPAASALGAAFQKVNFLRDLAEDHDQLGRVYGPGLDPAAFDDARRDLLLDEIEADLAHAATALPHLPSSSRRAVAAAHGLYAELARRLRATPAARIRRARVRVPAPRKALVLTRAALGVRR, from the coding sequence ATGACCCCGCGGGAGCGGACCGTGCCCGCCGCGACGCTCTACGACCGGGTCGCGCAGCGCAGCGCCGAGTGCGTGATCGCCGGCTACTCGACGAGCTTCGGATGGGCCTCGCGCCTGCTGGACGAGCCGGTGCGCACCCACGTGCGCAGCATCTACGCCCTGGTGAGGATCGCCGATGAGGTGGTCGACGATCCGGAGCCCGCCCTCACGGTGCAGGAGCGGTCGCGGATGCTGGAGGACCTCGCCGCCGAGACGGCCCGCGCCCTCGCCGGAGGGCGCTCCACGAACCTCGTGGTGCAGGCGTTCGCGGTGACCGCCCGGCGCTGCGGCATCGACGCCGCGCTGATCGATCCGTTCTTCGCCTCGATGCGGGCGGACCTCACCGTCGCCGTGCACGACCGGGCGAGTCTCGCGGAGTACGTGCACGGCTCCGCCGAGGTGGTGGGCCTGATGTGCCTGCGGGTGTTCCTGGACGGGGACGAGGCCGAGTACGCGCGCCTGGCCCCGGCGGCGAGCGCGCTCGGCGCCGCCTTCCAGAAGGTGAACTTCCTGCGCGATCTCGCGGAGGACCACGACCAGCTGGGACGGGTCTACGGGCCCGGCCTGGACCCGGCGGCGTTCGACGACGCCCGCCGGGACCTGCTGCTGGACGAGATCGAGGCGGACCTCGCCCACGCCGCGACCGCGCTGCCGCATCTGCCCTCCTCCAGCCGTCGCGCCGTCGCCGCCGCCCACGGCCTGTACGCGGAGCTGGCGCGCCGGCTGCGGGCCACCCCCGCGGCCCGGATCCGCCGTGCCCGGGTGCGAGTGCCCGCGCCGCGCAAGGCGCTGGTGCTCACCCGCGCCGCGCTGGGGGTGCGGCGATGA
- a CDS encoding SDR family oxidoreductase yields the protein MSTTASPPADASSALVLVTGASGYIGGRLVPALLEAGLRVRAMARHADRLEGRPWRGAVEVVEADVEDGASLDAALAGVDTAYYLIHAMGGGRRFADRDREGARAFAEAAARAGVRRIVYLGGIHPDQEPLSAHMASRREVGEILLAGEVPAVVLRAAVILGSGSASFEMMRHLSERLPLMVAPRWLHNRIQPIAVRDVLHYLVAAARLEGAPNRTFDVAGPDVLSFAALLQAYARAAGLPRRRILTVPVLTPRLASHWIGLVTPVPTAIARPLVESLIHESVAAESDLQRLVPAPPGGLTGVDRAIALALTRIRELDVVTAWHSATPAGAPSSPLPEDPEWSGGIVRCDERQCPVDAAPETLWAVIEGIGGRRGWYSWRLGWVARGLMDRLVGGPGLRRGRRHPDRLAVGEALDWWRVERLDRGRLLRLRAEMRLPGRAWLELGVEETADGSAILHQRAIYHPRGLRGDLYWWAVWPFHGIVFGGMQRNIARTAETAEPARSTTARPAPAAPARSGTDPEELS from the coding sequence ATGAGCACCACCGCCTCACCCCCGGCCGACGCCTCCTCGGCGCTGGTCCTGGTCACGGGAGCCAGCGGCTACATCGGCGGCCGCCTGGTCCCGGCCCTGCTCGAGGCGGGGCTGCGGGTGCGCGCGATGGCCCGTCACGCCGACCGGCTCGAGGGCCGTCCCTGGCGCGGTGCGGTCGAAGTGGTGGAGGCCGACGTCGAGGACGGGGCGAGCCTGGACGCGGCCCTCGCCGGCGTGGACACCGCCTATTACCTGATCCATGCCATGGGCGGCGGGCGCCGCTTCGCCGACCGCGACCGCGAGGGGGCGCGTGCCTTCGCCGAGGCCGCGGCCCGGGCAGGGGTGCGACGGATCGTGTACCTGGGCGGGATCCATCCCGACCAGGAGCCGCTCTCCGCCCACATGGCCTCCCGCCGGGAGGTGGGGGAGATCCTGCTGGCCGGCGAGGTGCCAGCGGTGGTGCTGCGGGCCGCGGTGATCCTCGGCTCCGGCAGCGCGTCCTTCGAGATGATGCGTCATCTCTCCGAGCGCCTGCCGCTGATGGTGGCGCCGCGCTGGCTGCACAACCGGATCCAGCCGATCGCCGTGCGGGACGTGTTGCACTACCTGGTGGCGGCCGCCCGCCTCGAGGGCGCCCCGAACCGCACCTTCGACGTGGCCGGGCCAGACGTGCTCTCCTTCGCCGCGCTGCTGCAGGCCTACGCCCGGGCTGCAGGCCTGCCCAGGCGGCGCATCCTCACCGTCCCCGTGCTCACCCCGCGCCTGGCCAGCCACTGGATCGGCCTGGTCACCCCGGTGCCCACTGCGATCGCGCGGCCGCTGGTGGAGTCGCTGATCCACGAATCGGTCGCGGCGGAGTCGGATCTGCAGCGTCTGGTGCCCGCGCCCCCGGGCGGCCTCACCGGGGTGGACCGGGCGATCGCGCTGGCGCTGACGAGGATCCGGGAGCTGGACGTGGTCACCGCCTGGCACTCGGCCACCCCGGCCGGCGCGCCCTCCTCCCCGCTGCCGGAGGATCCGGAGTGGTCCGGCGGGATCGTGCGCTGCGACGAACGGCAGTGCCCGGTCGATGCCGCGCCGGAGACCCTGTGGGCGGTGATCGAGGGCATCGGCGGCCGCCGCGGCTGGTACTCCTGGCGCCTGGGCTGGGTGGCGCGGGGGCTGATGGACCGCCTCGTCGGCGGGCCCGGGCTGCGCCGCGGTCGCCGCCACCCCGACCGCCTCGCGGTGGGAGAGGCGCTGGACTGGTGGCGCGTGGAGCGCCTGGACCGGGGGCGCCTGCTGCGCCTGCGCGCCGAGATGCGCCTGCCGGGCCGGGCCTGGCTGGAGCTCGGGGTGGAGGAGACCGCCGACGGCTCCGCGATCCTCCACCAGCGCGCGATCTATCACCCCCGCGGCCTGCGCGGGGACCTGTACTGGTGGGCGGTGTGGCCGTTCCACGGGATCGTGTTCGGCGGCATGCAGCGCAACATCGCCCGCACCGCCGAGACGGCGGAGCCGGCCCGGTCCACGACAGCCCGTCCCGCCCCTGCCGCGCCCGCCCGCTCCGGCACCGACCCCGAGGAGCTCTCATGA
- a CDS encoding lycopene cyclase domain-containing protein, whose amino-acid sequence MSYAMLAGLFLLVPLLVLAVTVVLRRPGRRWWATTAVTIAVLLMLTAVFDSLMIAADLFRFAGEDLLGPRLGLAPVEDLAWPLAAGLLLPSLWLLLGPQEER is encoded by the coding sequence ATGAGCTACGCGATGCTCGCCGGGCTGTTCCTGCTGGTCCCGCTGCTGGTGCTCGCCGTGACCGTCGTGCTGCGTCGGCCGGGGAGGCGCTGGTGGGCGACCACCGCGGTCACGATCGCTGTGCTGCTGATGCTCACCGCGGTGTTCGACTCCCTGATGATCGCGGCGGATCTGTTCCGCTTCGCCGGGGAGGACCTGCTGGGGCCCCGCCTCGGCCTCGCCCCGGTGGAGGACCTCGCCTGGCCGCTCGCCGCCGGGCTGCTGCTGCCCTCGCTGTGGCTGCTGCTGGGCCCGCAGGAGGAGAGATGA
- the crtI gene encoding phytoene desaturase family protein produces the protein MSRVVVIGGGISGLATAALLARDGHEVDLVEAREELGGRAGTWEHGGFRFDTGPSWYLMPEVFDHFLRLLGTSAAEQLDLRQLDPGYRVLFEGRSEPFDISASAARNTDLFERVERGAGLRLARYLDSAARTYDVALERFLYTSFTSPRGLLHPSVIAQAPRLLGLLAEPLERFVARRFRDPRLRQVLGYPAVFLGSSPDRTPSMYHLMSALDLTGGVQYPMGGFTHLIDVIVRLAEEQGVRLHTGVRATRILTAPTGRRAAARGALTHRAEARGVEVRAADGTVRTLPARTVVATADLHHVETALLPSALRTYPDSWWRRRTPGPGAVLVLLGVRGHLPQLAHHTLLFTRDWGENFGALREGRVPSPASSYVCRPSATDPSAAPPGHENLFVLVPVPADPSLGRGGQDGRGDAAVERIADEAIARLAEEAGIDDLAERIVVRRTIGPGEFAEDLGAWHGSMLGPAHTLRQSAFFRAGNASRRVRGLLYAGSSTLPGIGLPMCLISAELVAKRMRGDRSSSPLPEPARSPEGAAA, from the coding sequence ATGAGCCGGGTGGTGGTGATCGGCGGCGGGATCTCGGGCCTCGCCACCGCAGCGCTGCTGGCCCGCGACGGGCACGAGGTGGACCTGGTGGAGGCGCGCGAGGAGCTGGGCGGGCGCGCCGGCACCTGGGAGCACGGCGGGTTCCGCTTCGACACCGGCCCCTCCTGGTACCTGATGCCGGAGGTGTTCGACCACTTCCTCCGCCTGCTGGGCACCTCCGCCGCCGAGCAGCTGGACCTGCGACAGCTGGATCCCGGCTACCGGGTGCTGTTCGAGGGGCGCAGCGAGCCGTTCGACATCAGCGCCTCCGCCGCCCGGAACACGGACCTGTTCGAGCGGGTCGAGCGCGGGGCGGGGCTGCGCCTGGCCCGCTACCTCGACTCCGCCGCGCGCACCTATGACGTGGCCCTCGAGCGCTTCCTGTACACCTCCTTCACCTCCCCGCGCGGCCTGCTGCACCCCTCGGTGATCGCCCAGGCGCCGCGGCTGCTGGGCCTGCTGGCCGAGCCGCTCGAGCGCTTCGTGGCCCGCCGCTTCCGCGATCCGCGCCTGCGGCAGGTGCTGGGCTACCCGGCGGTGTTCCTGGGCTCCTCCCCGGACCGCACCCCGAGCATGTACCACCTGATGAGCGCCCTGGACCTCACCGGCGGGGTACAGTACCCGATGGGCGGCTTCACCCACCTGATCGACGTGATCGTGCGCCTGGCCGAGGAGCAGGGGGTGCGCCTGCACACCGGCGTCCGCGCCACGCGGATCCTCACCGCCCCGACAGGCCGCCGGGCCGCGGCGCGCGGGGCGCTCACGCACAGGGCCGAGGCGCGCGGGGTCGAGGTGCGGGCGGCCGACGGGACCGTGCGCACGCTCCCGGCCCGGACGGTGGTCGCCACCGCTGATCTCCACCACGTGGAGACCGCTCTGCTGCCGAGCGCGCTGCGCACCTATCCCGACTCGTGGTGGCGCCGGCGCACCCCCGGCCCGGGCGCGGTGCTGGTGCTGCTGGGCGTGCGCGGCCACCTGCCGCAGCTGGCCCACCACACGCTGCTGTTCACCCGCGACTGGGGGGAGAACTTCGGGGCGCTGCGCGAGGGACGCGTGCCCTCCCCCGCCTCGAGCTACGTGTGCCGACCCTCGGCGACCGATCCCTCGGCCGCACCGCCGGGCCACGAGAACCTCTTCGTGCTGGTGCCCGTGCCGGCCGATCCGTCCCTGGGCCGGGGCGGGCAGGACGGCCGCGGCGACGCCGCGGTGGAGCGCATCGCCGACGAGGCGATCGCCCGCCTCGCCGAGGAGGCGGGGATCGACGACCTCGCCGAGCGGATCGTGGTGCGCCGCACCATCGGGCCGGGAGAGTTCGCCGAGGACCTCGGCGCTTGGCACGGCAGCATGCTCGGTCCCGCCCACACGCTGCGCCAGAGCGCCTTCTTCCGGGCCGGCAACGCGTCCCGCCGGGTGCGCGGGCTGCTGTACGCCGGATCCAGCACGCTGCCGGGCATCGGGCTGCCGATGTGCCTGATCAGCGCCGAGCTGGTGGCCAAGCGGATGCGCGGCGACCGCTCCTCCTCCCCGCTGCCGGAGCCCGCCCGGAGCCCCGAGGGGGCGGCGGCATGA
- a CDS encoding lycopene cyclase domain-containing protein, translating to MTGGTGLVYLLCLLVPTACMALLDRRFRLVLWRAPRRGVMVVGAGFALFLLWDLAAISVGHYRMGDSPWMTGILLGPELPLEELVFITFLSYLTLVLWGLVDRVLAGPRAEVP from the coding sequence ATGACGGGAGGGACGGGCCTGGTGTACCTGCTGTGCCTGCTGGTGCCGACGGCATGCATGGCGCTGCTGGACCGGCGCTTCCGCCTGGTGCTGTGGCGCGCCCCGCGCCGCGGCGTCATGGTGGTGGGGGCGGGGTTCGCGCTGTTCCTGCTGTGGGACCTCGCGGCGATCTCCGTGGGCCACTACCGGATGGGGGACAGCCCGTGGATGACGGGCATCCTGCTGGGGCCCGAGCTCCCGCTCGAGGAGCTCGTGTTCATCACCTTCCTCAGCTATCTCACGCTGGTGCTGTGGGGGCTGGTGGACAGGGTGCTGGCCGGGCCGCGGGCGGAGGTGCCATGA